From the genome of Nicotiana sylvestris chromosome 2, ASM39365v2, whole genome shotgun sequence, one region includes:
- the LOC138885187 gene encoding uncharacterized protein: MKFYVDKNRSDRVLEILQRIGSVAYRLELPPRSQIHHVFHVSQLKKRVGPDIIPQQQPPICDGDGCILVQPVTILQRKMVKVNNGVGVKVLVQWANLKAEDATWKYWGYLKSKFPEFVAIL; the protein is encoded by the exons ATGAAGTTTTATGTCGATAAGAACAGATCTGACAGAGTTTTAGAG ATCCTACAAAGAATAGGGTCAGTGGCTTACCGATTGGAGCTGCCGCCGAGATCTCAAATCCATCATGTGTTCCATGTGTCTCAGTTGAAGAAGCGTGTAGGTCCTGACATCATCCCACAGCAACAACCACCGATCTGTGACGGGGATGGTTGTATCTTAGTCCAACCAGTGACAATCTTACAAAGGAAGATGGTGAAGGTGAATAATGGAGTGGGTGTCAAAGTTTTAGTTCAATGGGCTAATTTGAAGGCGGAGGATGCAACTTGGAAATATTGGGGATATCTCAAGAGCAAGTTTCCAGAATTTGTGGCTATTCTCTGA
- the LOC138885188 gene encoding uncharacterized protein yields MPYFDGVDPCAWLRKCERFFQHNHITDPQQKLEEEVLHLNSKTAFWFFSYHISKGIVRWLDFTTEICSRFEGASNSKLNLIGEFKKIKQTGSVDEYLEKFEELKAWVLIRNPTIPEEFFLEFFIEGLKEEIRHTVKMVDPYSFNKTVEKASYADNKLFESRKTQGLCYKCGEKYHPGHQCRPRQLNAISAATEEALEAALHQEETVIIPEEEIVDKAISLNALSGTEVPNTIKLRGEAKKNSLIILLDSGSTHSFLDMEAAKKIGCLILEAVPMRVIVENGNYLMSLHICHKFKWKIQGVQFEDAVRITKLGGNDMILGGDWMKRHNPVLLDFVEYKVQVTHKGKRVELKGIYNQKKLKSLSTNGVRQLLKKGQAIWSHLFMISVEEVKESSLIPAAIDKVLKQFPDIFMEPTSLPPKRGHGHSIPLKSDAIPVILDPIDTVFPKK; encoded by the exons ATGCCCTACTTTGATGGAGTTGACCCTTGCGCATGGTTGAGGAAGTGTGAAAGGTTTTTCCAGCATAACCACATAACTGATCCACAGCAAAAGCTTGAAGAGGAAGTCCTTCATCTCAATAGTAAGACTGCATTCTGGTTCTTTTCCTATCACATAAGTAAAGGAATAGTTAGATGGTTAGATTTTACTACTGAAATCTGCAGTAGATTTGAGGGTGCATCTAACAGCAAATTAAACCTAATTGgggaattcaaaaaaataaagcaAACAGGGTCTGTAGATGAGTATTTGGAGAAATTTGAAGAACTCAAAGCCTGGGTGTTGATAAGGAATCCTACTATACCAGAAGAATTCTTCCTAGAATTTTTCATAGAAGGattaaaagaagaaattaggCATACAGTTAAGATGGTGGACCCCTATTCATTCAATAAGACAGTAGAGAAAGCCAG TTATGCTGACAACAAACTGTTTGAGAGTAGAAAGACTCAAGGTTtgtgttataagtgtggagaaAAGTACCATCCTGGGCATCAATGTAGACCTAGACAACTTAATGCTATATCAGCTGCTACTGAAGAGGCATTAGAGGCGGCCCTGCATCAAGAAGAAACAGTGATAATACCAGAGGAGGAGATAGTGGATAAGGCAATAAGCCTAAATGCACTATCTGGCACTGAAGTTCCCAACACCATTAAGTTGAGAGGTGAAGCCAAAAAGAATTCCCTAATTATTTTACTGGATTCAGGAAGCACACACAGTTTTTTGGATATGGAAGCAGCCAAGAAAATAGGTTGCCTTATTTTAGAAGCTGTGCCTATGAGAGTGATAGTAGAAAATGGCAACTACTTAATGAGTTTGCACATTTGTCACAAATTCAAATGGAAGATACAAGGAGTGCAGTTTGAAGATGCAGTCAGAATAACTAAGCTGGGTGGCAATGACATGATATTAGGAGGTGATTGGATGAAAAGACATAATCCAGTCCTACTTGACTTTGTGGAGTACAAGGTGCAAGTAACTCACAAAGGAAAAAGGGTAGAACTTAAAGGGATTTACAACCAAAAAAAACTTAAGAGCTTATCAACCAATGGAGTGAGACAATTACTTAAGAAAGGGCAGGCCATATGGTCTCACTTATTCATGATTTCAGTAGAAGAAGTGAAGGAATCAAGTCTCATACCTGCAGCTATTGACAAGGTGCTGAAGCAGTTTCCAGATATATTCATGGAACCAACATCATTGCCTCCCAAAAGGGGCCATGGTCATTCCATTCCCCTGAAATCAGATGCAATTCCTGTAATATTAGACCCTATAGATACAGTTTTTCCAAAAAAATGA
- the LOC104226776 gene encoding uncharacterized protein → MTTTIAEIEGDIDKDNLNPFSMLLLQDGQDKDANHAPQQQQQQVYFLQSINSNIVIRQLPSQGLSFQLWPAATILITLLDNIRGASTPLSDLFKRQEKEDSPLRILELGSGTGVVGIAAAAILGAKITVTDLPHVLPNIQFNVDANSKVLEQQSGVVDVAALSWGERQDMEAVGRDYDLILGSDVVYHDHLYDPLIKTLKFYLLGGEKKIAFVMAHLRRWKKESVFFKRAKKLFDVQIIHTEPPSNGSRIGVVVYLFTGKR, encoded by the coding sequence ATGACTACAACAATTGCCGAAATCGAAGGAGACATCGACAAAGACAACCTCAATCCTTTCAGTATGCTTCTTCTACAAGATGGTCAAGACAAAGACGCGAATCATGCAcctcagcagcagcagcaacaagtcTATTTTCTCCAATCCATCAACTCCAACATAGTCATTAGGCAACTCCCATCTCAAGGTCTTTCCTTCCAACTCTGGCCTGCCGCCACCATTCTCATCACTCTCCTTGACAACATCCGTGGCGCATCAACTCCGCTTTCCGACTTGTTCAAACGTCAAGAAAAAGAGGATTCACCCCTTCGCATTCTTGAACTGGGTTCAGGAACAGGTGTTGTAGGGATAGCTGCTGCAGCAATTCTTGGTGCTAAGATAACTGTTACTGACCTCCCTCATGTTCTGCCTAATATACAGTTCAATGTTGATGCGAACTCTAAGGTTCTGGAACAGCAGAGTGGGGTTGTTGATGTTGCGGCGCTTAGCTGGGGGGAGAGACAGGATATGGAGGCTGTTGGTAGAGATTATGACCTGATTTTGGGGTCTGATGTGGTGTACCATGATCACCTGTATGATCCTCTGATTAAAACGCTGAAGTTCTACCTGTTAGGGGGTGAAAAGAAGATAGCTTTTGTGATGGCTCATTTGAGAAGATGGAAGAAGGAATCTGTATTCTTTAAGAGAGCTAAGAAGCTTTTTGATGTCCAAATCATACATACAGAGCCTCCATCCAATGGGTCTAGGATTGGGGTGGTTGTGTACCTTTTCACGGGGAAAAGATAG
- the LOC104226775 gene encoding vacuolar sorting protein 39 encodes MVHSAYDSFELLNNCPTKIDAIESYGSNLLIACSDGSLRVYGPESAVSDQSPPSDFHSQTLGLHQERYVLERSVNGFSRRQMLAMEVLVSRELLLSLSESIAFHRLPNLETLAVITKAKGANVYSWDDKRGFLCFGRQKRVCIFRHDGGRGFVEVKEFGVPDTVKSMSWCGENICLGIRREYMILNTTNGALSEVFPSGRIAPPLVVSLPSGELLLGKDNIGVLVDQNGKLIQEGRVCWSEAPAAVVIQNPYAIGLLPRHVEIRSLRVPYPLIQTVVLRNVRRVVRSNNAVIVALDYSVFGFFPVPLGAQIVQLTASGNFEEALALCKLLPPEDSSLRTAKEQSIHIRYAHFLFENGSYEEAMEHFLASQVEITYVLALYPSIIVPKSSFIPEPQKFVDVADAPYLSRGSSGLSDDLESTPSNVLESDEMDIESKKMSHNTLMGLIKYLQKKRYSVIEKATAEGTEEVVSDAVGDNFISYGTSRSKKPTKGRTHAPITSVARDMAAILDTALLQALLLTGQSSAATDFLKALNYCDVKICQEFLQKRIQYACLLELYRSNSMHREALKLLHQLVEECKSEQIPVELSTKFKPDMIIEYLKPLCATDPMLVLEFSLPVLESCPMQTIELFLSGNIPADLVNSYLKQHAPNMQATYLELMLAMNENSISRNLQNEMVQIYLSEVLDLYAELNTQQKWDEKTYSPTRKKLLSALESISGYNPEVLLKRLPPDALYEERAVLLGKMNQHELALSIYVHKLHVPELALSYCDRVYDSGLQQHSAKSYGNIYLTLLQIYLNPTKTTKNFEKKITNLVSSQSPGIPKVGSGTTAKIKGGRSKKIAEIEGAEDIRFSPSGTDSGRSDGDMEDAAEEGDSTIMLDQVLDLLSRRWDRIHGAQALKLLPRDTKLQNLLPFLGPLLRKSSEAYRNFSVIKSLRESENLQVKDELYNQRKAVLKITSDSLCSLCNKKIGTSVFAVYPNGKTIVHFVCFRDSQNMKAVGRGSQLRKR; translated from the exons CATAGCGTTCCATCGGTTGCCCAATTTGGAGACTTTGGCTGTGATAACTAAGGCTAAAGGTGCAAATGTATACTCATGGGATGATAAAAGAGGGTTTCTTTGCTTCGGTAGGCAAAAGAGAGTTTGTATTTTCAGACATGACG GGGGAAGGGGATTTGTGGAGGTGAAAGAATTCGGAGTCCCTGACACAGTCAAGTCGATGTCATGGTGTGGTGAGAATATTTGCTTGGGGATTAGAAGAGAGTACATGATATTGAATACCACCAATGGTGCATTGTCTGAGGTGTTTCCTTCAGGGAGGATCGCCCCACCTCTTGTGGTGTCTCTTCCCTCAGGAGAACTTCTTTTGGGAAAG GATAATATTGGTGTCTTAGTTGACCAAAATGGCAAGTTGATTCAAGAGGGGAGGGTTTGTTGGTCTGAGGCTCCTGCAGCTGTTGTTATTCAGAATCCCTATGCAATAGGTCTCTTACCACGGCATGTTGAG ATACGTTCTCTTCGTGTTCCTTATCCTTTAATTCAAACAGTTGTCCTTCGGAATGTTCGCCGTGTTGTTCGAAGCAACAATGCTGTTATTGTTGCTCTTGATTATtctgtttttggcttttttcctGTTCCTCTAGGTGCACAG ATTGTACAACTAACAGCATCTGGAAACTTTGAGGAAGCCTTGGCTTTGTGCAAATTGCTACCGCCAGAAGATTCAAGTCTTAGAACTGCAAAGGAGCAATCGATTCATATAAG ATATGCGCACTTTCTATTTGAAAATGGGAGCTATGAAGAGGCAATGGAACATTTTCTGGCATCTCAAGTAGAAATCACTTATGTGCTCGCCTTATATCCATCAATTATTGTTCCGAAATCATCTTTCATACCTGAACCACAGAAATTTGTTGATGTCGCGGATGCACCATATCTCTCCCGAGGTTCCTCTGGTCTATCAGATGATTTGGAGTCGACGCCTTCGAATGTCTTAGAATCTGATGAAATGGATATAGAATCCAAGAAAATGAGTCATAACACTTTGATGGGTCTGATTAAGTATTTGCAGAAGAAGAGATATAGTGTCATTGAGAAAGCCACAGCTGAGGGAACTGAGGAGGTGGTTTCAGATGCTGTAGGAGATAATTTCATTTCCTATGGAACTAGCCGGTCCAAGAAACCAACCAAG GGAAGAACCCATGCTCCAATCACTTCGGTCGCTAGGGATATGGCTGCAATTCTGGACACTGCACTTCTTCAAGCTCTACTTTTAACTGGACAGTCCTCAGCTGCTACAGATTTTCTGAAAGCCCTCAACTATTGTGATGTGAAAATATGCCAGGAGTTCCTGCAGAAAAGAATCCAGTATGCTTGTCTGCTAGAACTTTATAGAAGCAACTCAATGCATCGTGAAGCACTGAAACTTCTCCATCAATTGGTAGAAGAGTGCAAGTCAGAGCAAATTCCTGTAGAGCTTTCAAcgaaattcaagcctgatatgatcATTGAATATCTCAAA CCCCTTTGTGCAACAGACCCCATGCTTGTCCTGGAGTTCTCACTGCCTGTTCTTGAAAGTTGTCCTATGCAAACCATTGAGCTATTCTTGTCTGGTAACATTCCAGCAGACTTGGTGAACTCTTACTTAAAACAGCATGCTCCAAACATGCAGGCGACATATCTGGAACTCATGCTTGCCATGAATGAAAATAGCATCTCCAGGAATCTGCAGAATGAAATG GTGCAAATTTATCTCTCTGAAGTTCTTGATTTGTATGCTGAACTTAATACCCAGCAAAAGTGGGATGAGAAAACATATTCTCCGACAAGGAAAAAGCTATTGTCTGCTTTGGAGAGTATCTCTGGATATAACCCAGAGGTGCTGCTGAAGAGACTTCCACCAGATGCTTTGTATGAAGAACGTGCAGTTCTGTTGGGGAAAATGAATCAACATGAACTTGCTTTGTCTATTTATGTGCACAAG CTTCACGTTCCTGAACTTGCACTGTCCTATTGTGATCGGGTGTATGATTCAGGACTTCAACAACATTCAGCAAAATCATATGGAAACATTTACCTGACTCTACTGCAAATCTATCTAAATCCTACGAAGACAACGAAAAATTTTGAGAAGAAAATTACTAATCTGGTATCATCTCAGAGCCCTGGGATTCCAAAAGTTGGTTCAGGAACTACAGCAAAGATAAAAGGAGGCCGCTCCAAGAAAATTGCTGAAATTGAGGGCGCCGAGGACATTCGATTCAGTCCAAGTGGCACTGACAGTGGTAGGAGTGATGGAGATATGGAAGATGCTGCTGAGGAAGGAGATTCTACTATTATGCTAGATCAAGTTCTTGATCTTTTGAGCAGAAGGTGGGATCGGATCCATGGGGCCCAAGCTCTGAAACTACTGCCAAGGGATACGAAGCTACAG AATTTGCTTCCATTTCTTGGGCCTCTTCTGAGGAAATCCAGTGAAGCGTATCGGAACTTTTCAGTGATTAAAAGCTTGAGAGAAAGTGAAAACCTACAG GTCAAAGATGAGCTGTACAACCAAAGAAAAGCAGTCTTGAAGATCACAAGTGATAGCTTGTGTTCTCTTTGCAACAAGAAGATCGGGACCAGTGTCTTTGCAGTCTATCCTAATGGTAAGACAATTGTGCACTTTGTTTGCTTTAGAGATTCACAGAATATGAAGGCAGTTGGAAGAGGCTCTCAGTTGAGGAAAAGATGA